The DNA window CGAAGCAGCAGGGCCACGTCGGCCGGATAGAGGTCGGCGACCAGGTTGAGCACCATCCCGCGCTGCTGCTCCGTCAGCAGGGTGGCGATGTCGTCCACGACCGACTCGTCGACCTCCAGCAGGCCGCTGTACGGCGGCCCGTCGGAGGCGGCCGGCGATCGCGAGGACGACGAGGGAGACGGGTCGGAGGCGGGCATGGCGCGACGGCGACTGGGCAGGATTCAAATCCGGTCCGTTCCGCAAACGGGTCGACCCCAGAGGTGTGCGTTAGGCGTCGGGGACCGGGTCGGCGTGGGCGTCCAGGTGACGAGCGAGCGTCGCGAACTCGTCGGGCGTGAGCGCCTCGGCCCGCTTCCGGCCCCAGTCGTTCGGGAAGCCGACGTCCTGCTCCTTCGTCCAGGCGCTCAGGCTGTTGCGGAGCATCTTGCGGCGCTGGTTGAAGGCCGCCCGCACGTAGCGGCGCGCGTCGTCGAAGTGAAGATCCTCGGGCTCCGTGTCGGGGCCGAATCGAATACGGACCACCGCGCTCGTGACGTCGGGCTGGGGGGAGAAGACCTGCGGCGGCACCGTAAAGCAGAGGGTCGGCTCGGCGAAGAGCTGCAGCAGGACACTGAGAATGCCGTACGCCTTGGTGCTCGGCTCCGCGACGATCCGCTCGGCCACCTCTTTCTGCATCGTGAGCACCGCCTCGGCGAGGCAGTCTCGCTGCCCCAGCAGGGCGAAGAGGATCGGGCTCGTGAGGTAGTACGGCGTGTTGCTGATGACGCGGAGCGGCCCGCCCTTCTCGTCGGCGAGGGCGGCCCAGTCCGTCTCCCGCACGTCCGTCTCCCGCACGTCCGCCTCGGGGACGCGCTCGCGGAGGACCTCCACGGCCCGCTCGTCAATCTCCAGGGCCGTGAGCCGGTCGTGCCGCTCGGCCAGCCGTTCGGTAAGCACGCCGGTGCCGGCCCCCACCTCCACGACGTGGGCCTCCGGCGGGGCCGTCAGCGTCCC is part of the Salinibacter ruber DSM 13855 genome and encodes:
- the rsmA gene encoding 16S rRNA (adenine(1518)-N(6)/adenine(1519)-N(6))-dimethyltransferase RsmA yields the protein MSIPFRPKQSLGQNFLHDPNMAEKIVGTLTAPPEAHVVEVGAGTGVLTERLAERHDRLTALEIDERAVEVLRERVPEADVRETDVRETDWAALADEKGGPLRVISNTPYYLTSPILFALLGQRDCLAEAVLTMQKEVAERIVAEPSTKAYGILSVLLQLFAEPTLCFTVPPQVFSPQPDVTSAVVRIRFGPDTEPEDLHFDDARRYVRAAFNQRRKMLRNSLSAWTKEQDVGFPNDWGRKRAEALTPDEFATLARHLDAHADPVPDA